In Acipenser ruthenus chromosome 44, fAciRut3.2 maternal haplotype, whole genome shotgun sequence, the genomic stretch ACACTCACAGtacatccttcagatgagacgtaacaCCGAGGTcccattgtaagtgactctgcagcagttctGAAGCATAGTTAACCTAGTCTAAatgactgattattattattattattattattatttatttatttatttatttatttatttatttatttattagcaatcaCCTTCATTATAATCATTATTGTTAACCATACAATTCTTAACCATAGCATTAGTGCTCCAGGCCTATGGTATTATAGATTCTAAATAGAATAAAACGGTTCTGCAATGCACCTTATTTTTTAAACTCAACTtgtttaatttgcttaatttgaaaAAGAATGAAAAGGTCGAGCACGTTATAATCCTTACACCATTTAAACAAACGGAACGGTCAACAATATCAGATGCCTGGTTAACTAAAGTGCAGAAGACAGAACTCTAAACTGTGGACTAAAACCTAGGAATTATAACTAAACTCGAACATGACTGGGGCAGTGTGGTTTTAAACATGTCTAAATGGTTACATTTTGCTACACTGTGTTCCAATTTAAAAATGAGGCGCCAAGAcgaaaacaaaagacaaacagcAGCAGAACAGCGCCAAACCAGAAACAGCGGGAAGGAAATGATACAGCCAATCAGAGACAGGCAAATAAAATTCTGCACGCCCTCATCCACTATGACGTCTTTAATATTATAATAAGTTTTGCACCGTTTTGTCCAATCACGAATGAGTCGGTGTGTATAAAAGAGCAGGAGAGCAGACGAGCATTTATTGTTATTCTAAATTACAGTGAAGATGTCTGGAAGAGGAAAGACCGGCGGTAAAGCCCGTGCTAAGGCAAAGACTCGCtcctccagggcaggactgcagttcccagtcggCCGAGTCCACAGACTGctgcggaagggaaactatgcTCAGCGTGTCGGCGCTGGAGCCCCGGTCTATCTGGCCGCtgtgctcgagtacctgactgctgaaatcctggagctggccgggaacgccgcccgggacaacaagaaaaccagaatcatcccgcgtcacctgcagctcgctgtccgcaacgacgaggagctcaacaagctgatgggaggcgtcaccatcgctcagggcggagtgctgcccaacatccaggccgtgctgctgcccaagaaaaccgagaagccagCCAAGAAATAAATCACTCGGACGCTGCTTTTAAGATCTTATAAAaccccaaaggctcttttaagagccacccactttTTCTATGAAAGCGCATCGAATCTGTTTCTTGTAAGAACAATACTAAACAGTCAGAATTGCAGCaattaatagtgtgtgtgtggtagtGCAGCGTTAACATGCATCTGTTTGGAACGATATCAAACACAGGCTTTTCCACAGCGAGTGTTGCTGATTTTCTCCACATCAATAATCACGTTCCTGAGCAGGAAACTGCGACACAATAATAATGTACTGGTTTAGTTTGTTTCCCTTAGAGTTACATTCAAAAACACTTCCAGGTGACGAATGTAATTACTTAATCTGTTTCTGTTCAGTCCATGTGCGAGTAATACCAAGTCATGAATTGCAACAATGAATACTTTCTGTGAGTACAGCGTTACAGTATCTCTTTATCGCTGCATCAAACACATACCCGCCGCAGTGTACAGCGCGTGTTGCTGACGTTCCCACATAATCACCACGTTCCTTACAAGGAGACAGTACGATACAATATCAATTTAGAGGTTTGCTTTGTCTGATTGAGCTACGTTGAAATATGCTTCCAGCTGGAAATCCACCCCACCAAAAAATTGCATCAGGAAAttctattttatgtttgtttaacttcgtattattattattattattattattattattattattattattattattattattattaattcgtatattttttaaaaggggcTATTTtctttatgtatgtgttttaaaatattgcttgtctattattgagcgttttttttgttttcgttttaaaAACAGCCTGCTTAGTTTGAATGGAATGTATTTCTTAATACGGGGGATTAGTAATATGTTCCTGAATgactacatttattaaaaaaggcGCCAACAGCTCAGAAACAATGACTGCTTAACAGAATGCGCGCAGAATTCAAATGTTCCAATCAATCATTGATAATCTGGAATATAACCAATGAGGAACATAAACCCGCCCTAATGTGTCACAGCCTATCAGGACAGCTCGGTTCCTCTATATAGTCTCTGGTATCGCCTGCGTGTATTACTTTGTACAGTTTTTCATACTGTGTACAAGAGTTTGAAGATGGCACGAACCAAGCAGACCGCTCgtaagtccaccggtggaaaggcTCCCAGGAAGCAGCTCGCTACCAAGGCTGCGCGAAAGAGCGCTCCCGCTACCGGCGGCGTGAAGAAACCTCACCGCTACAGGCCTGGGACTGTGGCTCTGAGGGAGatccgccgctatcagaaatccaccgagcTGCTGATCCGCAAACTGCCCTTCCAGCGGCTGGTCAgagaaatcgctcaggatttcaagaccgacctgcgcttccagagctccgctgtgatggcgctgcaagaggctagcgaggcttacctggtcgggctctttgaggacaccaacctgtgtgccattcacgccaagagagtcaccatcatgcccaaagacatcca encodes the following:
- the LOC117398943 gene encoding histone H2A-like; its protein translation is MSGRGKTGGKARAKAKTRSSRAGLQFPVGRVHRLLRKGNYAQRVGAGAPVYLAAVLEYLTAEILELAGNAARDNKKTRIIPRHLQLAVRNDEELNKLMGGVTIAQGGVLPNIQAVLLPKKTEKPAKK
- the LOC117398928 gene encoding histone H3, yielding MARTKQTARKSTGGKAPRKQLATKAARKSAPATGGVKKPHRYRPGTVALREIRRYQKSTELLIRKLPFQRLVREIAQDFKTDLRFQSSAVMALQEASEAYLVGLFEDTNLCAIHAKRVTIMPKDIQLARRIRGERA